The following are encoded in a window of Pristis pectinata isolate sPriPec2 chromosome 1, sPriPec2.1.pri, whole genome shotgun sequence genomic DNA:
- the zc3h15 gene encoding zinc finger CCCH domain-containing protein 15, which translates to MPPKKTSSQPSKKTEQKKKEKVIEDKTFGLKNKKGAKQQKFIKTVTNQVKHGQTGGKQIPFGDEKKSKKDDKKKELQELNELFKPVVVAQKISKGADPKSVVCAFFKQGQCTKGDKCKFSHDLTLERKSEKRSIYVDARDEELEKDTMDNWDVKKLEEVVQKKHGEAEQKKTSIVCKHFLEAIENNKYGWFWICPGGGDSCMYRHALPPGFVLKKNQKKEIKEEISLEDLIEKERAALGPEVTRITLETFLEWKKRKRLEKIEKSRQDLEKRKADFNAGKAFGVSGREVFEFRPELISADDDEADDTQYSQEQSEEVEEATQISDIDVSRFVPIEIDKTGITVSTGFDRKGETHSASLPKEMSNDADENKLDEASGGVDNVKHGQLDGELADGHIDGVPVDENLFTGEDLDELEDELDDLELED; encoded by the exons GACAAGACTTTTGGTCtgaagaacaagaaaggagcaaaaCAACAGAAATTCATCAAAACTGTCACAAATCAAGTCAAGCATGGGCAAACTGGTGGAAAACAG ATACCTTTTGGTGATGAAAAGAAATCTAAGAAGGATGATAAAAAGAAAGAGCTCCAAGAGCTTAATGAACTTTTTAAACCAGTCGTAGTTGCTCAGAAGATCAGCAaag GAGCAGATCCCAAATCTGTGGTCTGTGCATTTTTCAAACAAGGTCAATGTACCAAAGGTGACAAATGCAAGTTTTCACATGACCTGACTCTTGAAAGAAAGAGTGAAAAGCGCAGTATATATGTAGATGCCAGAGATGAAGAGCTTGAAAAGG ACACAATGGATAATTGGGATGTGAAAAAACTGGAAGAAGTAGTCCAAAAAAAACATGGTGAGGCAGAACAGAAGAAAACTTCAATA GTATGCAAACACTTTCTTGAAGCCATAGAGAATAACAAGTACGGCTGGTTCTGGATTTGTCCTGGAGGAGGAGACAGCTGTATGTACCGTCATGCCTTGCCACCGGGCTTTGTATTGAAGAAAAAccagaagaaagaaataaaagaggaaatttCATTAGAAGATTTAATAGAAAAAGAG aGAGCAGCCTTGGGACCAGAAGTAACTAGAATCACTCTTGAAACCTTCTTGGAatggaagaaaaggaaaagaCTTGAGAAAATTGAAAAATCTCGGCAAGACCTAGAAAAGAGGAAAGCAGATTTCAATGCTGGCAAAGCTTTTGGT GTGAGTGGACGTGAAGTCTTCGAATTCCGACCTGAATTGATTAGTGCCGATGATGATGAAGCAGATGACACTCAGTATTCTCAGGAGCAAAGTGAAGAG GTCGAAGAGGCAACACAGATCAGTGACATTGATGTTTCCCGATTTGTGCCAATAGAGATAGATAAGACTGGCATTACAGTTTCAACTGGCTTTGACCGGAAGGGGGAAACTCATTCTGCAAGTTTACCCAAAGAAATGTCAAATGATGCAGACG AAAATAAACTAGATGAGGCCTCAGGAGGAGTTGATAATGTAAAACATGGTCAGCTGGATGGAGAATTAGCAGATGGTCATATTGATGGTGTCCCAGTAGATGAAAATCTCTTTACTGGAGAAGATCTTGATGAGCTAGAAGACGAGTTAGACGACTTGGAGCTGGAAGATTAA